One genomic window of Branchiostoma floridae strain S238N-H82 chromosome 4, Bfl_VNyyK, whole genome shotgun sequence includes the following:
- the LOC118414146 gene encoding uncharacterized protein LOC118414146 isoform X1, with amino-acid sequence MASSIVEKENLTLHRAHGVNRLPSKSGTAVAPKAFQANNAPTRLFTPRRALGDINKAPHQQPSQTPATAKKPGLSLMTPNLPKPLGVRNVENGMIRKSSLSKTPGLKKPHQKTGGLRQTSMTPAQIKRRGPKEVEVKVHTDRSPSNPDNLPDMEAMHIHEDSDDHSIFPADERPSFLVGNFLRNWSIPFMASSTHEPALPINKFMYEQVRRPSCDEPLDLELNLPDLCSDLGPVDLPDLVDFEPLFNSSPDIV; translated from the exons ATGGCATCCAGTATTGTGGAGAAGGAAAACTTGACCCTGCACAGAGCCCATGGTGTGAACAGACTTCCATCCAAATCAGGCACAGCTG TTGCACCAAAAGCATTCCAGGCCAACAATGCCCCAACTCGCCTGTTCACGCCCAGACGAGCCCTCGGCGACATCAACAAGGCTCCCCACCAGCAGCCGTCACAGACACCTGCTACTGCCAAGAAACCTGGCCTCTCCCTGATGACTCCCAACTTACCCAAACCCCTGGGGGTAAGGAACGTGGAGAATGGCATGATCAGGAAGTCTTCTCTTAGCAAAACTCCAGGGTTAAAGAAGCCCCACCAGAAGACAGGAGGACTGAGACAAACCAGTATGACACCGGCTCAG ATCAAAAGGAGAGGACCCAAGGAAGTTGAGGTCAAGGTTCACACAGACAGAAGTCCTTCCAACCCCGACAACCTTCCTGACATGGAGGCCATGCATATTCATGAGGACAGTG ATGACCACAGCATTTTTCCTGCGGATGAGAGACCCTCCTTCCTAGTTGGGAACTTCCTGAGAAACTGGAGCATTCCCTTCATGGCCAGCTCTACCCATGAACCAGCTCTACCCATCAACAAATTTATGTATGAACAAGTCAGAAGACCAAGTT GTGATGAGCCCTTGGACCTGGAGCTGAACCTACCAGACCTCTGCAGTGACTTAGGACCTGTTGACCTCCCTGACCTGGTGGATTTTGAACCCCTCTTCAACTCTTCACCAGATATTGTTTAA
- the LOC118414146 gene encoding uncharacterized protein LOC118414146 isoform X2, with protein MASSIVEKENLTLHRAHVAPKAFQANNAPTRLFTPRRALGDINKAPHQQPSQTPATAKKPGLSLMTPNLPKPLGVRNVENGMIRKSSLSKTPGLKKPHQKTGGLRQTSMTPAQIKRRGPKEVEVKVHTDRSPSNPDNLPDMEAMHIHEDSDDHSIFPADERPSFLVGNFLRNWSIPFMASSTHEPALPINKFMYEQVRRPSCDEPLDLELNLPDLCSDLGPVDLPDLVDFEPLFNSSPDIV; from the exons ATGGCATCCAGTATTGTGGAGAAGGAAAACTTGACCCTGCACAGAGCCCATG TTGCACCAAAAGCATTCCAGGCCAACAATGCCCCAACTCGCCTGTTCACGCCCAGACGAGCCCTCGGCGACATCAACAAGGCTCCCCACCAGCAGCCGTCACAGACACCTGCTACTGCCAAGAAACCTGGCCTCTCCCTGATGACTCCCAACTTACCCAAACCCCTGGGGGTAAGGAACGTGGAGAATGGCATGATCAGGAAGTCTTCTCTTAGCAAAACTCCAGGGTTAAAGAAGCCCCACCAGAAGACAGGAGGACTGAGACAAACCAGTATGACACCGGCTCAG ATCAAAAGGAGAGGACCCAAGGAAGTTGAGGTCAAGGTTCACACAGACAGAAGTCCTTCCAACCCCGACAACCTTCCTGACATGGAGGCCATGCATATTCATGAGGACAGTG ATGACCACAGCATTTTTCCTGCGGATGAGAGACCCTCCTTCCTAGTTGGGAACTTCCTGAGAAACTGGAGCATTCCCTTCATGGCCAGCTCTACCCATGAACCAGCTCTACCCATCAACAAATTTATGTATGAACAAGTCAGAAGACCAAGTT GTGATGAGCCCTTGGACCTGGAGCTGAACCTACCAGACCTCTGCAGTGACTTAGGACCTGTTGACCTCCCTGACCTGGTGGATTTTGAACCCCTCTTCAACTCTTCACCAGATATTGTTTAA